One genomic region from Candidatus Rokuibacteriota bacterium encodes:
- a CDS encoding nucleotidyltransferase domain-containing protein, protein MSDSGIARIAETHGVVLLLQFGSSVTGRTHARSDVDLAVLLDRPRVSLSDRAALLHDLQALFPDREVDLAIVNYADPLFLKKIMETCRLLHGDPRQLQRLRIYAFKRYQDHRRYLDMERRFVARSLETDTL, encoded by the coding sequence ATGAGCGACAGCGGGATCGCACGGATCGCGGAAACCCACGGAGTCGTCCTGCTCCTTCAGTTCGGCTCCTCGGTCACGGGCAGGACTCATGCCAGGAGCGATGTGGACCTGGCCGTGCTGCTCGACCGACCTCGAGTCTCTCTCAGTGATCGCGCGGCGCTGCTCCATGACCTCCAAGCGCTTTTTCCTGACCGAGAGGTGGACCTCGCAATCGTGAACTACGCCGACCCGCTTTTCTTGAAAAAAATCATGGAGACTTGCCGGCTCCTTCATGGAGACCCAAGACAACTTCAGCGCTTGAGGATCTACGCCTTCAAGCGATACCAGGACCACAGAAGATACCTCGACATGGAGCGCCGCTTTGTCGCCCGAAGCCTTGAGACGGATACCCTGTGA